The genomic interval GAACGCGCCCGCGTCGCGTACGGCCTCGACGACCCGGGTCCGGCGGTGCGCCGCCAGGGTCGCGCCGTGCGGGTTGGCGTGCAGCGGCTGGCAGTAGAAGAGCCGGGCGCCGGTACGGGCGAAAGCGGCGGCGAGCTGGTCGGGGCGTACTCCGTCGACGTCGACGGGCACCGGCACCACCCGCAGGCCGGCCGCCCGGGCGGTGGCCAGCGCACCCAGGTAGGTCGGCGACTCGACGAGCAGGGTGTCGCCGGGCGTGCCGAGTGCGCGCAGCGCCGTCGACAGCGCCGCCTGTCCCCCGGGGCAGATCACCATGTCGTCGGCGCGCAGCCCGCCGCCGGCCTCCCGGGCGAACCAGGCGCGCAGGTCCTCGCGCCCCTGCGCCGGTCCGCGCTGCCAGGAGGCGGGCTGCCGGGCGGCGCGGGTGAGCGCGGCGCCGAGCGCGGCGGTGGGCTGAAGATCCGCGTCGAGATAGCCGCCGGAGAGCGGGATCGCGCCCGCGGGCGGTAACGCCAGTAACGCCTGCATCTCCGCCTCACCCGGTCGGCTGGGGCCGAGCGCGACGGTCTGCCAGGAGAGGTCGGGTGCGGCCCGCCGCTGCGCCGGTTCGGCGACGAAGGTGCCCCGGCCGGATCGCGCCTCGACCAGCCCCTCCGCCACCAGCTGCCGGATCGCCTGGGCGACGGTGACCGGCGAGGCCTGGTGCCGGGCGGTCAGCTCGCGTACCGAGGGGAGCCGGGAGCCGGGGGCGGCGACAGTCACGAGGTGACGCAGATCTTGGATAACCCGCTCCGCGGCGTTACCGTAATTCATGAAAGGACAGAGTAGCGTTACTGCCACCAGCACGGTAACGGCGGAGCGGCTGGTCGGCCTCGTCCTCGGCGCCCTGGGCGTGCTCGCCTTCAGCATGTCGCTGCCGGCCACCCGGGTCGCGGTACAGCAGCTCGACCCGTGGTTCGTCGCCTTCGGCCGGGCCGTCGGCGCGGCGCTGCTGGCCTGGGCGTACCTGTGGATCACCGCCGCGCCGCGCCCCACCCCCGACCAGTGGCGACGGCTGTCGGTCGTCGCCCTCGGCGTCGTCGTCGGCTTCCCGCTCTGCACGTCGCTGGCGCTGGTCACCCAGACCTCCGCGCACGGCGCGGTCGTCATCACGGTGCTGCCCGCCATGACCGCCGTCTTCGCGGTACTGCGGGCCGGCGAGCGCCCCCCGCCGCTCTTCTGGCTCGCCAGCACCGCCGGGCTGCTGGCGGTGCTGGCGTTCCTCGTCGCCAGCGGTGCGGTGCACGGTGCCCTCTCCCCGGCCGACCTCCTCCTGCTCGCGGCGGTCGTACTCTGCGGCCTCGGGTACGCCGAGGGCGGCGCACTCGCCCGCGAGTTGGGCGGCGCCCGCACGATCTGCTGGGCACTGCTGCTCTCGCTGCCGGTCACCGGCCCCGTCACGGTCGTCGTCGCGGTGGCCGATCCCCCGCGGGCCGACGCCGTGAACTGGTCGGCGTTCGGCTACCTCACCCTGGTCTCCATGTTTCTCGGCTTCTTCGCCTGGTACGCGGGCCTGGCCCGGGGCGGCATCGCACAGGTCGGTCAGATCCAGCTCGCCCAACCGGTGCTCACGCTGGTCTGGTCGGCACTGCTGCTCGGCGAGACCGTCACCCCGGCATCGATCGGGGCCGCGCTGGTGGTACTGACCTGCGTCGTACTGATCCAACGCACCCGGTCCCGCGCACCGGCCGTGCCGGGTCGTTGAGAGTGGACCGTACCGTCCGCGCCGTTCCGGGACGGATGCCGCGTCCTAGACGCGGCGCCCGTAGAGCCCTGCGGCCAGGCTGACGCCGATGGCGGCGAGACCGACCTGGAGGGCGAGTTCGATCCAGTCGATGCCGGGGGTCTCGGCAACGTCGAAGGCGGCGGCGAAGACCGTGCCGAGCAGGGCGGCGAGGATGCCGATGAGCAGGGTGAGCCAGATCGGGATGTTCTGCCTGCCGGGTACGACGAGCCGGCCGAGGGCACCGATGATCAGACCGATGATGAGGGCGGTGAAGATGCCGCTGATCTCCATGCTGAGTCTCCTTCGCGTGTCGTTGAACCGGGGACGCAGTGCCCGTTGGCCGGCTCGCAGAAACCTTCCGCCGGCCGGTACCCGCCTGCCGGGCGCCGCGTCCGGTCTGCCGCCGAGCCTCGCTCGACCCCTCCCCGGTTATCGCCGGGCACCCGCCGGCGGTGACGCGGTCCTATGCTGACCGGATGCGAATCGCCTTCGGCGCCGACGACGAGAACGAGGCGACCAGAGCGGTGCTGGGCTACCTTTCCGAGCTCGGCGAGGTGGTTCGGGTCGGTGCCGACGCACCGTGGCCCACGATCGGCGCCGAGGTGGGCCGCGCGGTGACCGGGGGACGGGCGGACTTCGGCGTCGTGATGTGCTGGACGGGCACCGGCACCGCGATCGCGGCGAACAAGATTCCCGGGGTACGGGCCGCACTCGCCTGGGAGCCGTGGATCGCGACCGGCGCGCGACTCTGGAACGACGCGAACGTGCTGGCGCTGAGCCTGAAGCGGCTCGCCCCGGACGTCGCCGTCGAGGTCACCCGGGCGTTCTTCGCCACACCCCGGCCCGACCCCGACGAGGCCGGGAACATCGCCCGGATCTCCGAGCTGGAGCCGGGGCAGAACCCGCCCCGGTGAGCTGGTCCACCGGCCGGGCGCCCCGCTCCGGCCGTCCCTCTGCTGTGGAAGGTGACGCCGAGTGCCGGCACGGGGGTACGACGTCATCGTCGTCGGCAGCCGGGTGGCCGGTGCCGCGACCGCCATGTTGCTGGGCCGGCGGGGCCTGCGGGTGCTCGCGGTCGACCGGGCCCGGTTCCCCAGCGACACCCTCTCGACGCACCAGGTCCAGGTGCCGGGGGTCGCCCGGCTGCACCGGTGGGGTCTGCTGGAGCGGCTGGCGGCGGCCGGCACTCCGGCCTCCCGCGACATCCGGCTCGACACCGGCGACGTCGTACTCGCCGGCCGCTACCCCGGCTACCAGGGCGTCGACGCCCTCTACAGCCCGCGCCGCACCCTGCTGGACGCGCTGCTGGTCGACGCGGCCCGCGAGGCGGGTGCCGAGGTGCGCGAGGGGTTCGACGTCGACGAACTCGTCCGGGACCGGGACCGGGTGGTGGGGGTGCGCGGACGGCAGCGCGGCGGCTCCCCGGTGACCGAGACCGCGTCGCTGGTGATCGGCGCCGACGGCAAGCGTTCGACGGTCGCCGCCGGGGTACGGGCGGCCGTCTACCGGGAGCGCCCGGCGAGTACGTTCGCCTGTTACACGTACTGGTCGGGGGTCGCCGTCTCCGGCGGAGAGTTCTACCAGCGCCCCGGGCGTACCGTGGCGGTCTTTCCCACCAACGACGGCCTGACGATCGCCTACGTCGCCGGCCGGGCCACCGACTTCCCGGCGTTCCGGGCCGACGTCGAGGGCCAGTACCTAGGCACCCTCGACGGCTGCGGTGATCTCGGCGCCCGGGTCCGGGCCGGCGAGCGGGCCGAACGCTTCCGGCTGACGCCGGACGTGCCGAACGCGTTCCGGGTGCCGCACGGCCCGGGCTGGGCACTGGTCGGCGACGCGGGCCTGGTGATGGACCCGATCACCGGCCAGGGCATCGGCAACGCCTTCCGGGACGTCGAACTGCTGGTCGAGGCGGTCACCACCGGCCTGGACAGCGGCGGCCGGCTCGACGCCGAACTCGCCGGGTACCGGGCCCGCCGGGACGCCGCCGCCGCCCCGATGTACGACCTCACCCTCGACCTGGCCTCCTTCCGGCCGCCCCGCGCGGTGGACCGGGAACTCTTCGCCGCGCTCGGCGAACGGCCGGCCGCCGTCGACCAGTTCCTCGGGGTACTCTCCGGGGCCGTCCCGATGTCCCGGTTCCGTTCGCCGGGCAACCTGCTGCGGCTGCTCGGCCCCCGGGCCCTGGTCCGGATCGCCGCCGCCGACCTGCTGCGCCGGTGATCCCCCGCCCGCTCAGCGGTAGGAGCGTTCCTGGATGGTGTACAGCTCGGCGTAGAGTCCACCGGCCGCCATCAGCTCGTCGTGGTCGCCCGCCTCGACCAGCCGACCGGCCGACAGCACCAGGATGAGGTCGGCCATCCGCACCGTGGAGAACCGGTGCGAGACCAGCACGGTGATGGCGCCGGTCTTCGCGGCGGCCCGGCCGGCGCTGGCGGCGTAGCGGGCGAAGAGCCGGTGTTCGGCCTCGGCGTCCAGCGCCGCGGTCGGTTCGTCGAGGACCAGCAACAGCGGCGCCGGCCGCATCATCGCCCGGCCCAGCGCGATCTTCTGCCACTGCCCCCCGGACAGCTCCCGCCCGTCCCGGTGCGAGCCGCCGAGCGGGGTGTCCAGTCCCCGGTCCAGCTCGTCGACCAGGTCGACGCCCTCGGCCCGGTCCAGTGCGGCGAGCACGGCCTCGTCGGAGTCGACCCGGGGCAGGTCGCCGACCCCGACCGCCTGCCGGGCGGCGAGTTCGAACCGGACGAAGTCCTGGAAGCCGACCGCGATCCGGGCCCGCCAGTCGTCGAGCGGAAACCGGGCGATGTCGACGCCGTCGGCCTCGATCCGGCCCCGGTCCGGCTCGTACATCCGACTCAGCAGCTTGACCAGGGTCGTCTTGCCGGCGCCGTTCTCGCCGACCAGGGCCACCGTGGAGCCGGCCGGCAGCAGCACGTCCACGCCGTCGGCGACGGTACGCCCCGTGCCCGGGTAGTCGAACCCGACCTCGCGCAGCCGGATCCCGTGCCGCAGCCGCGCCGGTACGGCGGCGTCCGCCACCGGCCGGGGCGCCCGGGCGGTCAGCTCCCGCAGCCAGCGGAAGCCGGCCAGGGCCAGCGCCACCCGTTGCAGGTCCCGCAGCAGGCCCACCATGGCACTCACCTGCTGGTTGACCAGCGCCGCCAGCGCGATGACGAGTACCACGTCCCCGACGCTGCGCCGACCCGCCACCGCGTCGCGCAGCACCAGCAGCGCCGCAGCGGCGTACCCGAGGGCGAAGCAGGACTGGCCGGCCGTACGCAGCAGCGCCGCCCTGATCTCCGCCGGCCACAGCTCGCGGATGGTGGCCCGCCACAGGGTGCGGTGCCGGCGGCGGATCTCGGCGGTCATCCCGGAGACCCGCAGTTCCTTGGCGGAGCGGGGGTCCGTGGCGAGGTCGAAGAGGTGCCGCGCGCGGCGGGCGGTCTCGGCCGTGCCGTCCCGGGCCCGGGAGAGCAGGATCTCCGCCCGCTGCCCGAGCAGCATCGGCGGTACGGCGGCCAGCGGCAGCAGGAGCAGCGCCGGATGGAGCCGGGCGAGCAGCACGGCGGTGACGGCCACCGCGACGGCGGTACCGAGCCCGGACAGCAGTGACTCCATGCTGCGCCAGCCGACCCGCTGCAACTCCTGGGTGAGCGTCTGCATCCGGTCCGCGTAGTCGGGGCGCTCGTGGTGCTCGATCGACGGGGAGCCGGTGACCACGTCGATGAGCTGCCGGTCCTTGGTGAGGAGGTTGACCTCGCCGAGTTCGAAGTAGGCGATGTGCGCGAAGTGCCCGAGGGTGAGCGCCGCGACGGTCCCGGCCGCGGCGGCGCAGCCGGCGAGTACGGCGGTCGCCCGGTCGCCGCGCAGCACCGCGTCGGTCAGCGCGCCGAGCGCGGCGGCGACCAGCGGCAACGCGGCTGCCTCGGCCAGTTTGAGGAGTACCGCCAGGATCAGCTTGGCCGGCCGCTGCCGCCAGGAGAGCCGGACGAGTTCGACGCAGCCGCGTACCGTCTCGGTCATCACCGGTCACCGCCGTCCGGCGCCGTACCGCTGGGCTCGGCGGCGAACCGTTCGGCCTGCAACTGGAAGAGTTCGGCGTACCGGCCGTCGGCGCCGACCAGCGTCTCGTGGTCGCCCTCCTCCACCACCCGGCCGTCGGCGAGTACCACGATGTGGTCGGCGTGCCGCACGCTGGAGAAACGGTGCGAGATGAGCAGCGAGGTCACCCCACGGGTCAGCGCCACGAACCGGGAGAAGAACGCCGCCTCGGCCCGCACGTCGAGCGCGGCGGTCGGCTCGTCCAGGACGAGCAGCCGGGCACCGCACTCCACCCCGTAGAGGGCGCGGGCGATCGCCACCCGCTGCCACTGTCCACCGGAGAGGTCGACGCCGTCCGGGTAGGTGCGGGACAGCGGCGTCTCCAGGCCGGCGGGGAGCCCGTCGAGCAGGTCGGCCAGGTCGGCCCGGTGCAGGGCCCGCCGGATCCGGTCCGGGTCGCGCGGCGCGTGCACGGCACCGAAGGCGACGTTGTCGGCGATCGACAGCTCGTACCGGACGAAGTCCTGGAAGACCACGCCGATCTGCCGGCGCCAGGCCGCGACGTCGAAGTCGCGGATGTCGACGCCGCCGAACCGGACGGTCCCGGCGGTCGGTTCGTGCAGCCGGGCGAGCAGTTTCACCAGGGTCGTCTTGCCGGCTCCGTTGAGGCCCACCAGGGCGGTGCAGCGGCCCGCCGGCAGCGTCAGGTCCAGGTCGGTGAGCACGTCGTGCCCGCCACCCGGGTAGCGGAACGTGACCCGGTCGAACCGGACGGTCGGCTCCGCCACGTCGGCCGGATCCGGCCCGTCGACGCGGGGGCGGCCGGCGTCGGGTCGGTCGCTGCGAACCCGGGCGGGCCCGGCCGGAGCGGCGGCGACCGGCGGGAGGGCGGCCGGGCCGGCGACCGGCGGGAGGGCGGTCGGCCTCATCGCGTGCTCGAACCGCGCCACGGCACCGGCGACGAGCATGCCGAACTGGCTCGGCGAGTCCGCCTCGGGGTAGTACTCGCCGAGCAGCAGCGCCGCGACCGTCGCCTGGAGGGCGAGCGCCAGCTCGGTGAGGGTGATCCCGGCGGTCGCGGCGTCCGCGATGGCCGTGAAGACCCCGACCGCGATCACCAGACCGACCAGCGTGTACCCGAGATAGGGCCAGAGGTAGACCCGGCGGCGGGCCCGCCACACCGGCGCCAGCCAGTCCCGGTAGGTGCGCTCGTAGCGTTCGGCGAGCCAGCTGCCGAGC from Plantactinospora sp. BC1 carries:
- a CDS encoding PLP-dependent aminotransferase family protein, translated to MNYGNAAERVIQDLRHLVTVAAPGSRLPSVRELTARHQASPVTVAQAIRQLVAEGLVEARSGRGTFVAEPAQRRAAPDLSWQTVALGPSRPGEAEMQALLALPPAGAIPLSGGYLDADLQPTAALGAALTRAARQPASWQRGPAQGREDLRAWFAREAGGGLRADDMVICPGGQAALSTALRALGTPGDTLLVESPTYLGALATARAAGLRVVPVPVDVDGVRPDQLAAAFARTGARLFYCQPLHANPHGATLAAHRRTRVVEAVRDAGAFLIEDDYARDLTIDGESPPPLAADDPDGHVVHLRSLTKSTAPGLRVAAIGARGPAGARLRTARLRDDLFVAGPLQQATLEFVSAPAWARHRRMLRTALRTRREALLTALRRHLPELAGQPVPRGGMHLWIRLPEGTDDVALAAAAAAEGVLVFPGRPWYAAEPPAAHLRLSYAAAPAELMDEAVRRLARAFRRPS
- a CDS encoding DMT family transporter; translation: MKGQSSVTATSTVTAERLVGLVLGALGVLAFSMSLPATRVAVQQLDPWFVAFGRAVGAALLAWAYLWITAAPRPTPDQWRRLSVVALGVVVGFPLCTSLALVTQTSAHGAVVITVLPAMTAVFAVLRAGERPPPLFWLASTAGLLAVLAFLVASGAVHGALSPADLLLLAAVVLCGLGYAEGGALARELGGARTICWALLLSLPVTGPVTVVVAVADPPRADAVNWSAFGYLTLVSMFLGFFAWYAGLARGGIAQVGQIQLAQPVLTLVWSALLLGETVTPASIGAALVVLTCVVLIQRTRSRAPAVPGR
- a CDS encoding GlsB/YeaQ/YmgE family stress response membrane protein, producing MEISGIFTALIIGLIIGALGRLVVPGRQNIPIWLTLLIGILAALLGTVFAAAFDVAETPGIDWIELALQVGLAAIGVSLAAGLYGRRV
- a CDS encoding RpiB/LacA/LacB family sugar-phosphate isomerase: MRIAFGADDENEATRAVLGYLSELGEVVRVGADAPWPTIGAEVGRAVTGGRADFGVVMCWTGTGTAIAANKIPGVRAALAWEPWIATGARLWNDANVLALSLKRLAPDVAVEVTRAFFATPRPDPDEAGNIARISELEPGQNPPR
- a CDS encoding NAD(P)/FAD-dependent oxidoreductase; this encodes MPARGYDVIVVGSRVAGAATAMLLGRRGLRVLAVDRARFPSDTLSTHQVQVPGVARLHRWGLLERLAAAGTPASRDIRLDTGDVVLAGRYPGYQGVDALYSPRRTLLDALLVDAAREAGAEVREGFDVDELVRDRDRVVGVRGRQRGGSPVTETASLVIGADGKRSTVAAGVRAAVYRERPASTFACYTYWSGVAVSGGEFYQRPGRTVAVFPTNDGLTIAYVAGRATDFPAFRADVEGQYLGTLDGCGDLGARVRAGERAERFRLTPDVPNAFRVPHGPGWALVGDAGLVMDPITGQGIGNAFRDVELLVEAVTTGLDSGGRLDAELAGYRARRDAAAAPMYDLTLDLASFRPPRAVDRELFAALGERPAAVDQFLGVLSGAVPMSRFRSPGNLLRLLGPRALVRIAAADLLRR
- a CDS encoding ABC transporter ATP-binding protein, with the translated sequence MTETVRGCVELVRLSWRQRPAKLILAVLLKLAEAAALPLVAAALGALTDAVLRGDRATAVLAGCAAAAGTVAALTLGHFAHIAYFELGEVNLLTKDRQLIDVVTGSPSIEHHERPDYADRMQTLTQELQRVGWRSMESLLSGLGTAVAVAVTAVLLARLHPALLLLPLAAVPPMLLGQRAEILLSRARDGTAETARRARHLFDLATDPRSAKELRVSGMTAEIRRRHRTLWRATIRELWPAEIRAALLRTAGQSCFALGYAAAALLVLRDAVAGRRSVGDVVLVIALAALVNQQVSAMVGLLRDLQRVALALAGFRWLRELTARAPRPVADAAVPARLRHGIRLREVGFDYPGTGRTVADGVDVLLPAGSTVALVGENGAGKTTLVKLLSRMYEPDRGRIEADGVDIARFPLDDWRARIAVGFQDFVRFELAARQAVGVGDLPRVDSDEAVLAALDRAEGVDLVDELDRGLDTPLGGSHRDGRELSGGQWQKIALGRAMMRPAPLLLVLDEPTAALDAEAEHRLFARYAASAGRAAAKTGAITVLVSHRFSTVRMADLILVLSAGRLVEAGDHDELMAAGGLYAELYTIQERSYR
- a CDS encoding ABC transporter ATP-binding protein — protein: MSWRAEAVRPRLLLLGELRSAGPGLVGALIGVNLALGVLPVAFVVASSVMVGRLPAAIDAGPGSPAATGLLSAFAAAATLFLAQQALTPVQVALGELVRLRVDGAVHDRVIGAALGGAGIARMEDPAALDALADAARRLESNWETPGMGCAGLLALLARYVRLAGFALLVGVVVGWLPAVLLAVTTLLFRYGQRGGLRKYSQVWVAVTPLIRRGRYLRGLVLGPGAAKELRVFGLGSWLAERYERTYRDWLAPVWRARRRVYLWPYLGYTLVGLVIAVGVFTAIADAATAGITLTELALALQATVAALLLGEYYPEADSPSQFGMLVAGAVARFEHAMRPTALPPVAGPAALPPVAAAPAGPARVRSDRPDAGRPRVDGPDPADVAEPTVRFDRVTFRYPGGGHDVLTDLDLTLPAGRCTALVGLNGAGKTTLVKLLARLHEPTAGTVRFGGVDIRDFDVAAWRRQIGVVFQDFVRYELSIADNVAFGAVHAPRDPDRIRRALHRADLADLLDGLPAGLETPLSRTYPDGVDLSGGQWQRVAIARALYGVECGARLLVLDEPTAALDVRAEAAFFSRFVALTRGVTSLLISHRFSSVRHADHIVVLADGRVVEEGDHETLVGADGRYAELFQLQAERFAAEPSGTAPDGGDR